A section of the Pseudovibrio sp. M1P-2-3 genome encodes:
- the rpoH gene encoding RNA polymerase sigma factor RpoH encodes MAQNVPALSNSEGLSRYLDEIRRFPMLQPQEEYMLAKRFKEHDDASAAENLVNSHLRLVAKIAMGYRGYGLPLGEVISEGNVGLMQAVKKFEPDKGFRLATYAMWWIKASIQEYILRTWSLVKMGTTANQKRLFFNLRRLKGKIQALDDGDLRPDQIKQIATTLGVHESEVVSMNRRLGGDASLNAPLRSDEGDSGEWQDWLVDDADTPETNFAEQEELDTRRTMLKDAMAVLNEREQRIFTARRLSEKPLTLEELSSEFGVSRERVRQIEVRAFEKVQKAVQETAMAMQEANEKQIEAH; translated from the coding sequence ATGGCCCAGAATGTCCCGGCTCTGTCCAATAGTGAAGGACTGAGCCGCTACCTCGATGAAATTCGTAGGTTTCCAATGTTGCAGCCGCAGGAAGAGTACATGCTCGCCAAGCGCTTTAAAGAGCATGACGATGCTTCTGCGGCTGAAAATCTTGTCAATTCCCACCTGCGCCTTGTCGCAAAAATCGCTATGGGTTACCGCGGTTACGGCCTGCCTCTGGGAGAAGTTATCTCCGAGGGAAATGTGGGCTTGATGCAGGCTGTGAAGAAATTCGAGCCGGATAAAGGCTTCCGCCTTGCCACCTATGCCATGTGGTGGATCAAGGCTTCCATTCAAGAATATATTTTGCGTACGTGGTCTCTTGTAAAAATGGGGACAACGGCAAACCAGAAGCGCCTGTTTTTCAACCTGCGCCGGTTGAAGGGTAAAATTCAGGCTCTGGATGATGGGGATTTGCGTCCCGACCAGATTAAGCAAATTGCCACTACCTTGGGCGTGCACGAAAGTGAAGTGGTTTCCATGAACCGCCGCCTTGGTGGAGATGCTTCGCTCAATGCGCCGCTGCGCTCTGATGAAGGCGATTCCGGCGAGTGGCAGGACTGGCTGGTGGACGACGCAGACACGCCAGAAACCAACTTTGCAGAGCAAGAAGAGCTGGATACACGGCGCACAATGCTCAAAGACGCAATGGCTGTTTTAAATGAACGCGAGCAACGCATTTTCACTGCGCGCCGCCTCTCTGAAAAACCGTTGACGCTTGAAGAGCTTTCCTCCGAGTTTGGTGTGAGCCGCGAGCGTGTGCGCCAGATTGAAGTACGCGCCTTTGAAAAAGTGCAAAAAGCGGTTCAGGAAACTGCGATGGCCATGCAGGAAGCAAATGAGAAGCAGATAGAAGCTCATTAA
- a CDS encoding RluA family pseudouridine synthase gives MGANAPECITAEAKDKGKRLDAFLAARFDDISRNRIQALIKSGQVSISGRNVVEPKTRVNEGDVVTLNVPEAEPAEPQPQDIPLDIVYEDEDLIVINKPAGLVVHPGAGNPDGTLVNALLHHCGSSLSGIGGVKRPGIVHRLDKDTTGLLVSAKNDMAHQGLADQFADHGRTGPLERAYKAIVWGAPASPSGTIDANLARSVANRQKIAVVKTGGRTAITHWQVQERFGPEDAAPVASLVECRLETGRTHQIRVHMAHISHPLMGDMDYGAGFKTKFNRFEEPLKSLVGNFKRQALHAGLLAFSHPRTGELMRFESPIPHDLTQILQSLRKI, from the coding sequence ATGGGCGCTAACGCACCTGAGTGCATAACAGCCGAAGCAAAGGACAAGGGAAAACGCCTTGATGCTTTCCTTGCTGCCCGCTTTGACGACATCAGCCGCAACCGGATTCAAGCTCTCATCAAATCCGGACAGGTCTCCATTTCTGGGCGCAACGTAGTCGAGCCCAAAACGCGGGTCAATGAAGGAGATGTAGTTACACTCAATGTTCCAGAAGCGGAACCGGCTGAACCCCAGCCCCAAGACATTCCTCTAGACATTGTCTATGAGGATGAAGACCTGATCGTGATCAACAAGCCAGCAGGGCTTGTGGTTCACCCCGGAGCTGGCAATCCCGATGGAACGCTGGTCAACGCACTTTTGCACCACTGCGGCTCTTCCCTTTCCGGCATTGGCGGCGTCAAGCGCCCCGGCATTGTGCACCGTCTGGACAAAGACACCACGGGCCTTTTGGTAAGTGCCAAAAATGATATGGCGCATCAGGGCCTTGCGGACCAGTTTGCCGACCATGGCCGTACCGGACCACTGGAGCGGGCCTATAAGGCTATTGTCTGGGGTGCTCCTGCCTCCCCTTCGGGAACCATTGATGCCAATCTGGCGCGGTCGGTTGCCAACCGGCAGAAGATTGCTGTTGTCAAAACAGGCGGGCGCACCGCCATTACTCACTGGCAGGTTCAAGAGCGTTTTGGACCGGAGGACGCAGCCCCTGTTGCGAGCCTTGTGGAATGCCGTCTGGAGACAGGAAGAACCCACCAAATTCGTGTTCACATGGCCCACATCAGCCACCCGCTCATGGGAGACATGGATTACGGTGCTGGTTTCAAGACCAAGTTCAACCGTTTTGAAGAACCGCTCAAATCTCTTGTCGGGAATTTTAAAAGACAAGCACTTCATGCAGGTTTGCTTGCTTTTTCACACCCCAGAACCGGCGAATTGATGCGATTTGAATCTCCTATTCCGCACGACCTCACACAAATTTTACAATCCCTACGAAAAATTTAG
- a CDS encoding ABC transporter substrate-binding protein yields the protein MKLLGTLAAAALLASSIQASANEKLTVLLDWFANPDHAPIIVAQARGFFEAEGLDVELIEPADPAMPPRLVAAGKGDIAISYQPTLHAQINEGMPLARIGTLVATPLNTLIVLEDGPIKNLSDLKGKTIGHSAVGFESAMLNQMLKSNGLSKDDVELINVNFSLSPSLLAGRVDAVIGGYRNFELTQINIEGGKGRAFFPEENGVPVYDELIYVAHKDKVEDPRYAKFLAAIEAATVYLLNHQEDSWKGFLEVYPKLDDELNQRAWSDTLPRFAARPAALDSGRYERFAQFLKEAGLIEQAPPVETYAVEIR from the coding sequence ATGAAACTTTTGGGAACGCTGGCAGCTGCTGCCTTGCTTGCCTCCTCTATTCAGGCCAGCGCAAACGAAAAACTCACTGTCTTGCTGGACTGGTTCGCAAATCCGGACCACGCTCCGATTATTGTTGCTCAGGCGCGCGGGTTCTTTGAAGCGGAAGGGCTGGATGTGGAGCTTATCGAGCCCGCAGATCCAGCCATGCCGCCGCGCCTTGTGGCTGCGGGTAAGGGCGACATCGCCATTTCCTACCAGCCGACACTCCATGCCCAAATTAACGAGGGTATGCCGTTGGCACGAATTGGTACTTTGGTGGCCACACCGCTCAACACCTTGATTGTTTTAGAAGATGGACCCATTAAGAACCTGAGTGACTTAAAGGGAAAGACCATCGGTCATTCTGCTGTCGGTTTTGAAAGTGCCATGTTGAACCAGATGCTGAAAAGCAATGGTCTGAGCAAAGATGATGTGGAGCTGATCAATGTGAACTTCTCCTTGTCTCCTAGCCTGCTAGCTGGCCGGGTTGATGCGGTGATCGGTGGATATCGCAATTTCGAGTTGACGCAAATTAATATTGAAGGCGGCAAGGGGCGTGCCTTTTTCCCCGAAGAGAACGGTGTTCCTGTTTATGATGAGCTGATTTATGTCGCTCACAAGGACAAGGTGGAAGATCCGCGTTATGCCAAATTCCTTGCGGCTATTGAGGCGGCAACGGTTTACCTGCTCAATCATCAGGAGGATTCATGGAAAGGGTTCCTTGAAGTCTATCCGAAGCTGGATGACGAGCTGAACCAGCGGGCCTGGTCGGACACTCTGCCTCGTTTTGCAGCGCGCCCAGCTGCTTTGGACAGTGGCCGTTATGAGCGCTTTGCCCAGTTCTTGAAAGAGGCCGGTCTTATTGAACAGGCTCCGCCGGTTGAAACCTATGCGGTCGAAATTCGCTAG
- a CDS encoding DeoR/GlpR family DNA-binding transcription regulator: MMLVARHNSILEIARKSGKVEVDDLATKFSVSPQTIRKDLNELCEQGLLARVHGGALPAYGVENVGYTARKDIAGAEKEEIGQAAASLIPNGASLFVNIGTTTEAVARALVRHHDLMVITNNLNVAGTLRPFPEIEVIMAGGVVRSSDGGIVGEAAVDFIKQFKVDFAIIGSSAIDADGGLLDFDFREVKVAQAIIENARQVILVADSTKFDRTAPVRIGHIRQIDYLVLDELERKDFRKLLKEHEVRLIEAMKMDVNEA; this comes from the coding sequence ATGATGTTGGTGGCGCGCCACAATTCAATTTTGGAGATAGCTCGTAAGTCGGGAAAGGTGGAGGTTGATGATCTGGCGACAAAGTTTTCCGTCAGTCCGCAAACCATCCGCAAGGATTTGAATGAGCTTTGCGAGCAAGGGCTTCTGGCCCGTGTTCATGGGGGAGCCCTACCTGCCTACGGGGTGGAGAATGTAGGGTACACCGCGCGTAAGGATATTGCTGGTGCTGAAAAGGAAGAGATCGGGCAGGCCGCTGCCAGTCTTATTCCCAATGGTGCCTCTTTGTTTGTGAATATTGGAACCACCACCGAGGCTGTAGCCCGGGCGCTTGTGCGCCATCACGACTTGATGGTGATTACAAACAACCTCAATGTGGCGGGCACACTGCGCCCGTTTCCAGAAATTGAGGTGATTATGGCTGGCGGCGTTGTCCGCTCTTCCGATGGCGGGATCGTGGGGGAGGCCGCCGTTGATTTTATCAAACAGTTCAAGGTGGACTTTGCGATCATCGGCAGCTCGGCCATTGATGCGGATGGCGGCCTGCTCGACTTCGATTTTCGCGAAGTGAAAGTTGCGCAAGCCATTATTGAAAATGCACGTCAGGTTATTCTGGTGGCAGATTCAACAAAGTTCGACCGCACAGCCCCTGTTCGCATTGGTCATATCCGGCAGATTGATTATCTGGTTCTGGACGAGCTGGAACGTAAGGACTTCAGGAAGCTTCTAAAGGAGCATGAAGTACGCCTGATCGAAGCCATGAAGATGGATGTGAATGAGGCCTGA
- a CDS encoding ABC transporter permease, protein MLKKSLLSLLRGAGGLAVFILLWEFIVWFFELPRYMLPGPFAVWDALITQWSYLLYHASITAGETLLGFVFGTLAGIYLALLLSWSSLIRRLLLPSITASQSFPAFAIAPLLVLWFGFGLASKVIMAVFVIFFSITSTFYDGLRRTDTALLDLGHLYRLNRRQMLWYIRIPAALPALSSGLRIAAVFAPIGAIVGEWVGAKGGLAFIMLQANARMQTPTMFAALILLAAMVLILRALVEYATSKMVYWQQEQ, encoded by the coding sequence ATGCTTAAAAAGTCACTTCTTTCTCTTTTAAGGGGTGCTGGCGGGCTTGCAGTTTTCATTTTACTTTGGGAGTTCATTGTCTGGTTCTTCGAGCTACCACGCTACATGCTGCCGGGGCCTTTTGCAGTGTGGGACGCGCTTATCACCCAGTGGTCTTACCTGCTCTATCATGCAAGTATCACGGCCGGTGAAACGTTGCTCGGCTTCGTCTTTGGTACTTTGGCGGGTATTTACCTTGCCCTGTTGCTGAGTTGGTCTTCCCTTATCCGCCGTCTTCTGTTGCCGTCCATCACCGCTAGCCAGTCCTTTCCTGCGTTCGCCATTGCGCCCTTGCTGGTGCTCTGGTTCGGGTTCGGGCTGGCCTCCAAGGTGATCATGGCGGTTTTTGTGATCTTTTTCTCGATCACCTCAACCTTCTATGACGGGTTACGGCGAACGGATACGGCCCTGCTGGATCTGGGGCATCTGTACCGGCTGAACCGAAGGCAAATGCTTTGGTATATCCGCATTCCGGCAGCGCTTCCTGCGTTGTCTTCGGGGCTGCGTATTGCTGCTGTGTTTGCACCCATTGGCGCCATCGTCGGCGAATGGGTCGGGGCGAAAGGCGGTCTGGCTTTTATCATGTTGCAAGCCAATGCGCGCATGCAAACACCAACCATGTTTGCGGCGCTTATCCTGCTTGCTGCGATGGTGCTCATACTCCGCGCTCTTGTCGAATATGCCACTTCCAAGATGGTTTATTGGCAGCAAGAGCAATAA